In one window of Janthinobacterium sp. 1_2014MBL_MicDiv DNA:
- the paaK gene encoding phenylacetate--CoA ligase PaaK: MVQRYPAPNDLEAIERASKDELQALQLERMQWSLRHAYDNVPHYRAAFDAAGVHPDDLKSLADLARFPFTDKKVLRDNYPFGLFAVPREQVVRIHASSGTTGKATVVGYTQNDIDTWANVVARSIRAGGGRAGDMVHISYGYGLFTGGLGAHYGAERLGCTVIPMSGGQTEKQVQLIQDFKPSIIMVTPSYMLNIIEEFTRQGLDPAESSLKVGIFGAEPWTDAMRSEIEARAGIDAVDIYGLSEVMGPGVASECIESKDGPVIWEDHFYPEIIDPETGEVLPDGEEGELVFTSLSKEALPIIRYRTRDLTRLLPPTSRSMRRIGKITGRSDDMLIIRGVNVFPTQIEELILKMPRLAPQYQLVVTRDGHLDKLEVIAELRIDLTSTISASETDALARELEHRIKTHVGVSTRVRLVAASGIERTLTGKARRVIDQRPKIFS; the protein is encoded by the coding sequence ATGGTCCAACGCTATCCCGCCCCGAATGACCTGGAAGCGATCGAGCGCGCCAGCAAGGATGAACTGCAGGCGCTGCAGCTCGAACGCATGCAATGGTCGCTCAGGCACGCCTATGACAACGTGCCCCATTACCGCGCCGCCTTCGATGCGGCGGGCGTGCATCCGGATGACCTGAAGTCCTTGGCGGACCTGGCCAGGTTTCCGTTCACGGACAAGAAGGTCTTGCGCGACAATTATCCATTCGGCCTGTTCGCCGTGCCGCGCGAGCAGGTGGTGCGCATCCACGCCTCGAGCGGCACCACGGGCAAGGCCACGGTGGTCGGCTATACGCAGAACGACATCGACACCTGGGCCAATGTGGTGGCGCGCTCGATCCGCGCCGGCGGCGGCCGCGCCGGCGACATGGTGCATATCTCCTACGGCTATGGCCTGTTCACGGGCGGCCTGGGCGCGCACTACGGCGCCGAGCGCCTCGGTTGCACGGTCATCCCGATGTCCGGCGGGCAGACGGAAAAACAGGTACAGCTGATCCAGGACTTCAAGCCATCGATCATCATGGTCACGCCATCGTACATGCTCAACATCATCGAGGAATTCACGCGCCAGGGCCTCGACCCTGCCGAATCGTCGCTGAAGGTGGGTATTTTCGGCGCCGAGCCGTGGACGGACGCCATGCGTTCGGAAATCGAGGCGCGCGCCGGCATCGACGCCGTCGACATCTACGGCCTGTCCGAAGTGATGGGGCCTGGCGTGGCATCCGAATGCATCGAAAGCAAGGACGGCCCCGTCATCTGGGAAGACCACTTTTATCCGGAGATCATCGATCCGGAAACGGGCGAAGTGCTGCCGGACGGCGAAGAGGGCGAGCTGGTATTTACGTCGCTGTCGAAAGAGGCGCTGCCCATCATCCGCTACCGCACGCGCGACCTGACCCGCCTGCTGCCGCCGACGTCGCGTTCGATGCGCCGCATCGGCAAGATCACGGGCCGTTCGGACGACATGCTGATCATCCGCGGCGTCAACGTCTTCCCCACGCAGATCGAGGAACTGATCCTCAAGATGCCGCGCCTGGCGCCGCAATACCAGCTGGTGGTCACGCGCGACGGCCATCTCGACAAGCTCGAAGTCATCGCCGAGCTGCGCATCGACCTGACGTCCACCATCTCGGCCAGCGAGACGGACGCCCTGGCGCGCGAGCTGGAGCACCGCATCAAGACGCACGTGGGCGTGAGCACGCGCGTGCGCCTGGTGGCCGCTTCCGGTATCGAACGCACGCTGACGGGCAAGGCCCGGCGCGTGATCGACCAGCGCCCGAAGATTTTCTCCTGA
- the pcaF gene encoding 3-oxoadipyl-CoA thiolase — MNDAFICDAVRTPFGRYGGALSGVRADDLGALPIAALIARNPSVDWSAIDDVFYGCANQAGEDNRNVGRMAALLAGLPDVVPANTINRLCGSSLDAVGMAARSIKAGEAELIIAGGVESMTRAPFVMGKADSAFSRAAKIEDTTLGWRFVNGKMKAQYGIDTMPETAENVAVEFGISRADQDALALRSQQRWAAAHAAGVFEREIVPVAVPQKKGDPKMVTSDEHPRPDTSPEMLAKLKGVVKADGTVTAGNASGLNDGACAILLASAAAVDKYKLTPRAKVLGMATAGLAPRIMGFGPSPASRKVLAQTGLSIEQMDVIELNEAFAAQALAVTRDLGLADDAAHVNPNGGAIAIGHPLGASGARLVMAALNQLERTGGRYALCTMCIGVGQGIAVVIERV, encoded by the coding sequence ATGAACGACGCTTTTATCTGTGACGCCGTGCGCACGCCCTTCGGCCGCTATGGCGGTGCGCTCTCCGGCGTGCGCGCCGACGACCTGGGCGCGCTGCCGATCGCCGCGCTGATCGCGCGCAACCCGTCCGTCGACTGGTCCGCCATCGACGACGTATTTTACGGCTGCGCCAACCAGGCGGGCGAAGACAACCGCAACGTGGGCCGCATGGCCGCGCTGCTGGCCGGCTTGCCGGATGTGGTGCCCGCCAATACCATCAACCGCCTGTGCGGCTCCAGCCTGGATGCCGTCGGCATGGCTGCCCGCTCCATCAAGGCGGGCGAGGCGGAACTGATCATCGCCGGCGGCGTGGAAAGCATGACGCGCGCGCCTTTCGTCATGGGCAAGGCCGACAGCGCGTTCTCGCGCGCGGCGAAAATCGAAGACACCACCCTGGGCTGGCGTTTCGTGAACGGCAAGATGAAGGCGCAGTACGGCATCGACACCATGCCGGAAACGGCGGAAAACGTGGCCGTGGAATTTGGCATCAGCCGCGCCGACCAGGATGCTCTGGCCTTGCGCAGCCAGCAGCGCTGGGCAGCCGCCCACGCGGCTGGCGTGTTCGAGCGCGAAATCGTGCCCGTCGCCGTGCCGCAAAAAAAGGGCGATCCTAAAATGGTCACCAGCGACGAACATCCGCGCCCGGACACCTCGCCGGAGATGCTGGCAAAGCTCAAGGGCGTGGTCAAGGCGGACGGCACCGTCACGGCCGGCAATGCCTCGGGCTTGAACGACGGCGCCTGCGCGATCCTGCTGGCGTCCGCCGCCGCCGTCGACAAATACAAGCTGACGCCGCGCGCGAAGGTGCTGGGCATGGCCACGGCCGGCCTGGCGCCGCGCATCATGGGCTTCGGTCCATCGCCGGCCTCGCGCAAGGTGCTGGCGCAGACGGGCCTGAGCATCGAACAGATGGACGTGATCGAACTCAATGAGGCGTTTGCCGCGCAGGCGCTGGCCGTCACGCGCGACCTGGGCCTGGCCGACGATGCCGCGCACGTCAATCCGAATGGCGGCGCCATCGCCATCGGCCATCCGCTGGGCGCCTCGGGCGCGCGCCTCGTGATGGCCGCGCTGAACCAGCTCGAGCGCACGGGCGGGCGCTATGCGCTGTGCACCATGTGCATCGGCGTGGGGCAGGGTATCGCCGTCGTGATCGAACGCGTATAA
- a CDS encoding ABC transporter substrate-binding protein, with protein sequence MIANIFKKTLIAGVLAMSAAGAYAAENIKIGAVLSVTGPAAFLGDPELKTLQLYIEKINAAGGVLGRKLELVHYDDGSDAAKANGFTKRLIESDKVDVLIGGTTTGATMAMAPLVDRASMPFISLAGAVVIIDPVKKWVFKTPHTDRMAAEKVFEDMKKRGISKVGLLSETSGFGASGRKESQIVASKYGITLVADETYGPKDTDITAQLTRIKNTKGVQAVFVFGLGQGPAVVTKNYGQLGMAALPLYQSHGVASDEYLKLSGKSAEGVRLPTPALLIGAMLPDSDAQKAVVVGYDKTYKERYKIEPSTFGGYALDALNLSVDAIKRAGGTDREKVRAALEQTKGFVGTTGVFNMSAKDHMGLDLSAFRMVEVKNGEWQLSK encoded by the coding sequence ATGATTGCCAATATCTTCAAGAAAACCCTGATCGCCGGCGTGCTGGCCATGTCTGCCGCGGGCGCGTACGCGGCCGAGAATATCAAGATCGGTGCCGTGCTGTCCGTCACGGGGCCGGCCGCCTTCCTGGGCGACCCTGAACTGAAAACCCTGCAGCTGTACATCGAGAAGATCAACGCGGCCGGCGGCGTCCTGGGACGCAAGCTGGAACTCGTGCACTACGACGATGGCAGCGATGCGGCCAAGGCCAACGGCTTTACCAAGCGCCTGATCGAGTCGGACAAGGTCGATGTGCTGATCGGCGGTACCACCACGGGCGCGACGATGGCGATGGCGCCGCTGGTGGACCGCGCCAGCATGCCGTTCATCTCGCTGGCGGGCGCCGTGGTCATCATCGATCCGGTGAAGAAATGGGTCTTCAAGACGCCGCACACGGACCGCATGGCGGCCGAAAAGGTGTTCGAGGACATGAAGAAGCGCGGCATCAGCAAGGTGGGCCTGCTGTCGGAAACGAGCGGCTTCGGCGCCTCGGGCCGCAAGGAATCGCAGATCGTCGCCTCCAAGTATGGCATCACCCTGGTGGCCGATGAAACCTACGGTCCGAAGGACACGGACATCACGGCACAGCTGACGCGCATCAAGAATACCAAGGGCGTGCAAGCCGTATTCGTCTTCGGCCTGGGCCAGGGCCCTGCCGTGGTCACCAAGAACTACGGCCAGCTGGGCATGGCCGCGCTGCCGCTGTACCAGTCGCACGGCGTGGCCTCCGACGAGTACCTGAAATTGTCGGGCAAGTCCGCCGAGGGCGTGCGCCTGCCGACGCCGGCCCTGCTGATCGGCGCCATGCTGCCCGACAGCGATGCGCAGAAAGCCGTCGTCGTCGGCTACGACAAGACCTACAAGGAGCGCTACAAGATCGAACCATCGACGTTCGGCGGTTATGCGCTCGACGCCCTGAACCTGTCGGTGGACGCCATCAAGCGCGCCGGCGGCACGGACCGCGAAAAAGTGCGCGCGGCGCTGGAGCAGACCAAGGGCTTTGTCGGCACCACGGGCGTGTTCAACATGTCGGCCAAAGACCATATGGGCCTGGACCTGTCGGCGTTCCGCATGGTCGAAGTGAAGAACGGCGAATGGCAACTGTCGAAATAA
- a CDS encoding branched-chain amino acid ABC transporter permease, whose protein sequence is MEVAQFLQFLYSGMTVGSAYALAALGFTIIYNTSGVINFAQGEFIMLGGMLAAVMSAAGVPLPLAIILAVIATGLVGLLMEKTVIEPAQNAQVITLLIITIGASLVLRGLVQIWLGKDTHSLPAFSGDAPIEFLGASLLPQSLWVLGVTVVIVLVLGWFFGRTLMGKAMLATSHNKLAAQLVGINTRKVLLFSFGLSALLGAAGGILVAPITYTSYDAGIMLGLKGFVAAVLGGLGGGAGAIAGGLILGIAEAMTAGYISSAYKDAVPFVLILLILFFLPQGLFGAKNSERV, encoded by the coding sequence ATGGAAGTCGCTCAATTTCTACAATTTCTGTATTCCGGGATGACGGTCGGTTCCGCCTACGCGCTGGCGGCGCTGGGCTTCACCATCATCTACAACACCAGTGGCGTGATCAACTTCGCCCAGGGCGAATTCATCATGTTGGGCGGAATGCTGGCCGCCGTGATGTCGGCCGCCGGCGTGCCGCTGCCGCTGGCCATCATCCTGGCCGTCATCGCCACGGGCCTGGTCGGCCTCCTGATGGAAAAAACCGTGATCGAGCCGGCGCAGAACGCGCAGGTCATCACGCTGCTGATCATTACCATCGGCGCCTCGCTGGTGCTGCGCGGCCTCGTGCAAATCTGGCTGGGCAAGGATACGCATTCGCTGCCGGCCTTTTCCGGCGATGCGCCGATCGAATTCCTGGGCGCCAGCCTGCTGCCGCAAAGCCTGTGGGTGCTGGGCGTGACCGTCGTCATCGTGCTGGTGCTGGGCTGGTTCTTCGGCCGCACCCTGATGGGCAAGGCCATGCTGGCCACCTCGCACAACAAGCTGGCCGCGCAACTGGTGGGCATCAACACGCGCAAAGTGCTGCTGTTTTCGTTCGGCCTGTCGGCCCTGCTGGGCGCCGCGGGCGGCATCCTCGTCGCGCCGATCACCTACACCTCGTACGACGCGGGCATCATGCTGGGCCTGAAAGGCTTTGTCGCCGCCGTATTGGGTGGCCTGGGCGGCGGCGCGGGTGCGATTGCCGGCGGCCTGATCCTCGGCATTGCCGAAGCCATGACGGCCGGCTATATCTCGTCGGCGTACAAGGACGCCGTGCCCTTCGTGCTGATTCTATTGATCCTGTTCTTCCTGCCGCAAGGCTTGTTTGGCGCCAAAAATTCGGAGCGTGTATGA
- a CDS encoding branched-chain amino acid ABC transporter permease has translation MKTQLPTFFSRSRHGGLLVLALVLAILPLFLSNAFYYDVTIRIALNAIVVIGLNLLMGYTGQISLGHAGFYGLGAYASAVLTTHYGWPPLAALAAGAVATGLLALLLARPVLKLKGHTLAMATLGLGIIISIVINNETQWTGGPDGIGVSAFTVAGLEIAGEKSWYIVCAVLLLLVTWLALNLIDSPVGRALQAIHGSEVAARVVGVDTTRFKVRVFVLSAVIASIAGSISAHYIGFITPNLAGFFHSIELVTMVVVGGMASIFGSIIGAALLTVLPQLLSSFEGWETVVFGVILMATMIFRPKGLVPSLASRSRKRAAVPQAPKAPEGAAKPPAQEV, from the coding sequence ATGAAGACGCAGTTGCCAACCTTCTTTAGCCGTTCGCGCCATGGCGGGCTGCTGGTACTGGCACTCGTGCTGGCCATCCTGCCGCTTTTCCTCAGCAATGCGTTCTACTATGACGTGACGATCCGCATCGCCCTGAACGCCATCGTCGTCATCGGCCTGAACCTGCTGATGGGCTACACGGGCCAGATCAGCCTGGGCCACGCCGGTTTCTATGGCCTGGGCGCGTATGCGTCTGCCGTGCTGACCACGCACTATGGCTGGCCGCCGCTGGCGGCGCTGGCCGCCGGAGCGGTCGCCACGGGCTTGCTGGCCCTGCTGCTGGCCCGTCCCGTGCTGAAACTCAAGGGGCATACCCTGGCCATGGCGACCCTGGGCCTGGGCATCATCATTTCCATCGTCATCAACAACGAGACGCAATGGACGGGTGGGCCGGACGGCATCGGCGTGTCCGCCTTCACGGTGGCCGGCCTGGAAATCGCCGGCGAAAAATCGTGGTACATCGTGTGCGCCGTGCTGCTGTTGCTGGTCACGTGGCTGGCCCTGAACCTGATCGATTCGCCGGTCGGCCGCGCGCTGCAGGCCATCCACGGTTCGGAAGTGGCAGCCCGCGTGGTGGGCGTCGACACGACGCGCTTCAAGGTGCGCGTGTTCGTGCTGTCGGCGGTGATCGCCAGCATCGCGGGCAGCATCAGCGCCCACTACATCGGTTTTATTACCCCCAACCTGGCCGGCTTCTTCCACTCGATCGAGCTGGTGACGATGGTGGTGGTGGGCGGCATGGCGTCGATCTTCGGCTCCATCATCGGCGCGGCCCTGCTGACGGTCCTGCCGCAGCTGCTGTCCAGCTTTGAGGGCTGGGAAACGGTGGTGTTTGGCGTGATCCTGATGGCCACCATGATCTTCAGGCCGAAAGGCCTCGTGCCCAGCCTGGCCAGCCGTTCGCGCAAGCGGGCAGCGGTGCCGCAGGCACCCAAAGCCCCCGAAGGCGCGGCAAAACCACCGGCGCAGGAGGTATGA
- a CDS encoding ABC transporter ATP-binding protein — protein sequence MLTIKNLSKSFGGVHAVQDVSFTVKEGNIHSVIGPNGAGKTTLFNLITGVYTPTRGEILLNGENVAAMPPDALARRGMSRTFQNLQVCMNMTAIDNVMVGAHLRLNQNLFASMLRLPSVRRADAACRDEAAGLMEFVGVGRHIDDEAGQMSYGALKRLEIARALAAKPQVLLLDEPAAGLNHTETGEIEALIRKVAQSGVTVVLVEHDMKLVMNLSDHILVLDYGKKLAEGTAAEVRANPDVVAAYLGVAA from the coding sequence ATGCTGACGATTAAGAACCTGAGCAAGAGCTTTGGCGGCGTGCACGCGGTGCAGGACGTGAGCTTCACGGTCAAGGAGGGCAATATCCACTCCGTGATCGGGCCGAACGGCGCCGGCAAGACGACCCTGTTCAACCTGATCACCGGTGTCTACACGCCGACCAGGGGAGAAATCCTGCTCAATGGCGAGAACGTGGCCGCCATGCCGCCCGACGCGCTGGCGCGGCGCGGCATGAGCCGCACCTTCCAGAACCTGCAGGTGTGCATGAACATGACGGCCATCGACAACGTGATGGTGGGCGCGCATTTGCGCCTGAACCAGAACCTGTTCGCCTCCATGCTGCGCCTGCCTTCCGTGCGGCGTGCCGATGCGGCGTGCCGCGACGAGGCGGCGGGCCTGATGGAGTTTGTCGGCGTGGGGCGGCATATCGACGACGAGGCGGGGCAGATGTCGTACGGCGCGTTAAAACGCCTGGAGATCGCCCGCGCGCTGGCGGCCAAGCCGCAGGTGCTGCTGCTCGATGAGCCGGCGGCCGGCTTGAACCACACGGAAACGGGCGAGATCGAGGCGCTGATCCGCAAGGTGGCGCAGTCGGGCGTGACGGTGGTGCTGGTCGAGCATGACATGAAGCTGGTGATGAATCTGTCGGACCATATCCTGGTGCTCGACTATGGCAAGAAGCTGGCCGAGGGAACCGCCGCCGAAGTGCGCGCGAATCCCGACGTGGTGGCGGCGTATCTGGGAGTGGCGGCATGA
- a CDS encoding ABC transporter ATP-binding protein, giving the protein MMQENLNKQSSLVLDIQGLTSHYGRIQALHGIDLQVRQGQLVALVGANGAGKTTLLRAISGVQPISAGSIAFAGQDVSRMSADRRVRAGICQVPEGRQVFGPMTVEDNLRLGAFTRPAQDVAGDMERMYGLFPILKEKRGLLAGTLSGGQQQMLAMARALMGRPQLLLLDEPSMGLAPLLIAEIFRIVAELRDQGITIFLVEQNAHAALSIADVGYVIETGAITLSGPGPELLHNEQVQSAYLGM; this is encoded by the coding sequence ATGATGCAGGAGAATCTCAACAAGCAATCGTCGCTGGTACTTGATATCCAGGGACTCACCAGCCATTACGGCCGCATCCAGGCCCTGCACGGCATCGACCTGCAGGTGCGCCAGGGGCAGCTGGTGGCGCTGGTGGGCGCGAATGGCGCCGGCAAGACGACCCTGCTGCGCGCCATCTCCGGCGTGCAGCCGATCAGCGCCGGCAGCATCGCCTTTGCCGGACAGGACGTGAGCCGCATGAGCGCCGACAGGCGCGTGCGCGCCGGCATTTGCCAGGTGCCGGAAGGGCGGCAGGTGTTCGGCCCCATGACGGTCGAGGATAATCTGCGCCTGGGCGCCTTTACGCGCCCCGCGCAGGACGTGGCGGGCGACATGGAGCGCATGTACGGCCTGTTCCCGATTTTGAAGGAAAAACGCGGCCTGCTGGCCGGGACGCTCTCTGGCGGCCAGCAGCAGATGCTGGCCATGGCGCGCGCGCTGATGGGCCGTCCGCAACTGCTGCTGCTCGATGAGCCGAGCATGGGCCTGGCGCCCCTGCTGATCGCGGAAATCTTCCGCATCGTCGCCGAACTGCGCGACCAGGGCATCACCATCTTCCTCGTCGAGCAGAATGCGCATGCGGCCCTGTCGATCGCCGACGTCGGTTATGTGATCGAGACGGGCGCCATTACGCTGTCCGGCCCCGGTCCCGAATTGCTGCATAACGAGCAGGTACAAAGCGCCTATCTGGGCATGTAA
- the paaY gene encoding phenylacetic acid degradation protein PaaY yields the protein MVKVYEINGVTPVVHPSAYVHPSAVLIGDVIVGPRCYIGPLASIRGDFGRLILEEGANLQDTCVMHGFPGCDTVVEVDGHIGHGAVLHGCRIGRNALVGMNAVVMDNAVIGEESIVAAMSFVKAGMIVAPRSMVVGTPAKVMRALTDDEIKWKSSGTGQYHELAVRSMQTMREVEALTEVEANRQRLNFESALPLHLHKNAAAQ from the coding sequence ATGGTCAAAGTGTATGAAATCAACGGCGTCACCCCCGTCGTCCACCCCAGCGCCTATGTGCATCCGAGCGCGGTGCTGATCGGCGACGTGATCGTCGGCCCGCGCTGCTATATCGGCCCGCTGGCCTCGATCCGCGGCGACTTCGGCCGCCTGATCCTGGAGGAAGGCGCCAATCTGCAGGACACCTGCGTCATGCATGGTTTCCCCGGCTGCGACACGGTGGTCGAGGTCGACGGCCATATCGGCCACGGCGCGGTGCTGCACGGCTGCCGCATCGGTCGCAATGCGCTGGTCGGCATGAACGCCGTGGTGATGGACAACGCCGTCATCGGCGAGGAATCCATCGTCGCGGCCATGAGTTTCGTCAAGGCGGGCATGATCGTCGCGCCGCGCAGCATGGTGGTCGGCACGCCGGCCAAGGTGATGCGCGCGCTGACCGACGATGAAATCAAATGGAAAAGCTCGGGCACCGGCCAGTACCATGAGCTGGCCGTGCGCTCCATGCAGACGATGCGCGAAGTGGAAGCCCTGACGGAAGTCGAGGCGAACCGCCAGCGCCTGAATTTTGAATCGGCCTTGCCGCTGCATTTGCACAAGAACGCCGCAGCGCAGTAA
- the paaZ gene encoding phenylacetic acid degradation bifunctional protein PaaZ codes for MAQISTLQSLIAGRWLGESAAVPLHSALNNRVIYHTHAEKIDFDEAVTYARKTGVPGLMALDFQQRAARLKALALYLVERKEELYAISHLSGATRADSWVDIEGGTGTLFAYASMGSNELPSSNVLHEGPAIALGKKGGFAGTHILVPRGGLAVHINAFNFPIWGLLEKFAPSFLAAMPCIAKPATATSYLTQAVVRMMHESGLLPAGSLQLVIGSTGDLLDRLNGQDFVTFTGSAATAAKLRTNPNLIAQSVPFNGEADSLNCAILAPDVTPDDVEFDLFVKEVVREMTGKSGQKCTAIRRIIVPGHLMDAVGTRLRERLAKVVVGDPSIEGVRMGALASKEQQNDVAERVATLSQGNEVVFGAADGFNPLGDGAQEGSFFSPTLLLCRDAFGNDAVHDVEAFGPVSTMMGYTDIDEALALAARGKGSLVSTLVTRDPKIAARVVPQVAATHGRVHVLERVASVDSTGHGSPLPQLKHGGPGRAGGGEELGGVRAVRHYLQRAAVQGSPTMLAAITGEYVRGADVNESPIHPFRKHFEDLKTGDSLLTHRRTVSEADIVAFGGISGDFFYMHFDEIAAKESQFGKRIAHGYFVLSAAAGLFVSPGVGPVLANYGLDNLRFVAPVAIGDTIRARLTCKRKVDRNRKDVFGVGQGVVAWDVQVTNQNEELVASYDILTLVSKRE; via the coding sequence ATGGCTCAAATATCCACGCTGCAAAGCCTGATCGCCGGCCGCTGGCTGGGCGAAAGCGCCGCCGTGCCCCTGCACAGCGCCTTGAACAACCGCGTCATCTATCACACGCACGCGGAAAAGATCGATTTCGACGAAGCCGTCACCTATGCCCGCAAGACGGGCGTGCCGGGCCTGATGGCGCTGGACTTCCAGCAGCGCGCCGCGCGCCTGAAAGCGCTGGCGCTGTACCTGGTCGAACGCAAGGAAGAACTGTATGCGATCTCGCACCTGTCGGGCGCCACGCGCGCCGACAGCTGGGTCGATATCGAAGGCGGCACGGGCACCCTGTTCGCCTACGCCAGCATGGGCAGCAACGAGCTGCCGTCGTCGAACGTGCTGCACGAAGGCCCGGCCATCGCGCTCGGTAAAAAAGGTGGCTTCGCCGGCACGCACATCCTGGTGCCGCGCGGCGGCCTGGCCGTGCACATCAACGCCTTCAATTTCCCCATCTGGGGTCTGCTGGAAAAATTCGCCCCGAGTTTTCTCGCCGCCATGCCCTGCATCGCCAAGCCGGCCACGGCGACGAGCTACCTGACGCAGGCCGTCGTGCGCATGATGCACGAATCGGGCCTGCTGCCGGCCGGCAGCCTGCAGCTGGTGATCGGCTCCACGGGCGACTTGCTGGACCGCCTGAATGGCCAGGATTTCGTCACCTTCACGGGATCGGCCGCCACCGCCGCCAAGCTGCGCACGAATCCGAACCTGATCGCCCAGTCCGTGCCGTTCAATGGCGAAGCCGATTCGCTCAACTGCGCCATCCTGGCGCCGGACGTCACGCCCGACGACGTGGAGTTCGACCTGTTCGTCAAGGAAGTCGTGCGCGAGATGACGGGCAAGTCGGGCCAGAAGTGCACGGCCATCCGCCGCATCATCGTGCCCGGGCACCTGATGGACGCCGTCGGCACGCGGCTGCGCGAGCGCCTGGCCAAGGTGGTGGTGGGCGACCCGTCCATCGAAGGCGTGCGCATGGGCGCGCTGGCTTCGAAAGAGCAGCAGAACGACGTGGCCGAGCGTGTCGCCACCCTGTCGCAGGGCAATGAAGTGGTGTTCGGCGCAGCCGACGGCTTCAATCCCCTGGGCGATGGCGCGCAGGAGGGCAGCTTCTTTTCGCCGACCCTGCTGCTGTGCCGCGACGCCTTCGGCAACGATGCCGTGCATGACGTGGAAGCGTTCGGCCCCGTCAGCACCATGATGGGCTATACGGATATCGACGAGGCGCTGGCGCTGGCTGCGCGCGGCAAGGGCAGCCTGGTGAGCACCCTGGTGACGCGCGATCCGAAGATCGCCGCGCGCGTGGTGCCGCAAGTGGCGGCCACGCATGGCCGCGTGCATGTGCTCGAGCGCGTGGCGTCCGTCGATTCGACGGGCCATGGCTCGCCCCTGCCGCAACTGAAGCATGGCGGCCCTGGCCGCGCGGGCGGCGGCGAAGAGCTGGGCGGCGTGCGCGCCGTGCGCCACTACCTGCAACGCGCGGCGGTACAGGGTTCACCGACCATGCTGGCGGCCATCACCGGCGAATACGTGCGCGGCGCGGACGTCAATGAAAGCCCGATCCACCCGTTCCGCAAGCATTTCGAGGACCTGAAGACGGGCGACTCGCTGCTCACGCATCGCCGCACGGTCAGCGAAGCGGACATCGTGGCCTTCGGCGGCATCTCGGGCGACTTCTTCTACATGCACTTCGACGAGATCGCGGCCAAGGAATCGCAGTTCGGCAAGCGCATCGCCCATGGCTACTTCGTGCTGTCGGCCGCCGCCGGCCTGTTCGTCTCGCCCGGTGTCGGCCCCGTGCTGGCCAACTATGGCCTGGACAACCTGCGCTTCGTCGCGCCCGTCGCCATCGGCGACACCATCCGCGCGCGCCTGACCTGCAAGCGCAAGGTCGACCGCAACCGCAAGGACGTGTTTGGCGTGGGCCAGGGCGTCGTTGCATGGGACGTGCAGGTGACCAACCAGAACGAAGAACTGGTGGCCAGCTACGATATCCTGACGCTCGTCTCGAAGCGCGAGTAA